The Anguilla anguilla isolate fAngAng1 chromosome 4, fAngAng1.pri, whole genome shotgun sequence genome has a window encoding:
- the pde6d gene encoding retinal rod rhodopsin-sensitive cGMP 3',5'-cyclic phosphodiesterase subunit delta: MSSSEDRAKEILKGFKLNWMNLRDAETGKVLWQGTEDLSLPGVEHEARVPKKILKCKAVSRELNFSSLEKLEKFRLEQKVFFKGQCLEEWFFEFGFVIPNSTNTWQSLIEAAPESQMMPANVLTGNVVIETKFYDDDLLVSTSRVRLFYV; this comes from the exons ATGTCTTCAAGCGAAGACAGAGCCAAGGAGATTCTGAAAGGGTTTAAATT AAACTGGATGAACTTGCGGGACGCGGAGACCGGGAAGGTCCTGTGGCAGGGGACGGAAGACCTCTCTCTACCCGGGGTGGAGCACGAAG CTCGAGTTCCCAAAAAGATCTTGAAGTGCAAGGCTGTGTCCAGAGAGCTGAATTTTTCCTCTCTAGAAAAGCTGGAGAAGTTCCGACTTGAACAAAAGGTTTTCTTCAAGGGGCAGTGTTTAGAAG AATGGTTCTTTGAGTTCGGTTTCGTGATTCCTAATTCCACGAACACGTGGCAGTCCTTGATAGAGGCGGCTCCGGAGTCCCAGATGATGCCCGCCAACGTTTTAAC CGGCAATGTCGTGATAGAGACCAAGTTCTACGACGACGATCTTCTCGTCAGCACTTCCCGAGTACGACTTTTCTACGTCTGA
- the phb2b gene encoding prohibitin-2b — MANKEPSRFLQHLRDIASRMSSGSRGAGLGAKLLIGAGALAYGVKEATYTVEGGQRAIIFNRIGGMQMDTVLAEGLHFRIPWFQYPIIYDIRAKPRKISSLTGSKDLQMVNIALRVLSRPVASNLPAMYQQLGKDYDERVLPSIVNEVLKSVVAKFNASQLITQRAQVSLLIRRELFERAKDFNIILDDVAITELSFSREYTAAVEAKQVAQQEAQRAQFYVEKAKQDQRQKIIQAEGEAEAAKMLGEAVTKNPGYLKLRRIRAAQNIAKTVAASQNKVYLSADSLVLNLQDESFNNLSLGDMKK; from the exons ATGGCGAATAAGGAGCCCAGT AGATTTTTGCAGCACCTGCGGGACATTGCCAGCAGGATGTCCTCCGGCTCGCGGGGAGCTGGCCTTGGAGCCAAGCTGCTCATTGGGGCCGGCGCGCTTGCATATGGGGTCAAAGAAGCCACGTATACAG TGGAAGGTGGGCAGCGGGCGATTATCTTCAACAGAATCGGCGGGATGCAGATGGACACTGTCCTTGCTGAAGGGCTGCACTTCAG GATACCATGGTTCCAGTATCCCATCATTTATGACATCAGGGCCAAGCCCAGGAAGATCTCCTCCCTCACTGGAAGCAAAG ATCTGCAGATGGTGAACATCGCCCTCCGCGTGCTGTCCCGGCCGGTGGCCTCCAACCTGCCCGCCATGTACCAGCAGCTGGGGAAGGACTACGACGAGCGCGTGCTGCCCTCCATCGTCAACGAGGTGCTGAAGAGCGTGGTGGCCAAGTTCAACGCCTCGCAGCTCATCACGCAGAGAGCCCAG gtgtccTTGCTGATTCGCCGGGAGCTGTTCGAGCGGGCCAAGGACTTCAACATCATCCTGGACGACGTGGCCATCACCGAGCTGAGCTTCAGCAGGGAGTACACGGCCGCCGTGGAGGCCAAGCAAGTCG CCCAGCAGGAGGCCCAGAGGGCTCAGTTCTATGTGGAGAAGGCCAAGCAGGACCAGCGGCAGAAGATCATCCAGGCTGAGGGAGAGGCTGAAGCTGCCAAAATG TTGGGAGAGGCCGTGACCAAGAACCCCGGCTACCTGAAACTCCGACGAATCAGAGCGGCCCAGAACATCGCCAAGACG GTGGCGGCATCACAGAACAAGGTGTACCTGAGCGCAGACAGTTTGGTTCTGAACCTCCAGGACGAATCATTTAACAA tTTATCACTGGGGGATATGAAGAAGTAA